One genomic window of Leptotrichia shahii includes the following:
- a CDS encoding ABC transporter permease, translating to MAKNVEKVITGNDYIPTPEDFKIVGPDTAQSEEIYKPSLTFWQDGWRRFKKNKLALSFLGITIIFLFLAIFGQHLTKYSYRAQDLSSKFLSPSKGIASGHYLGTDNLGRDLFARLSQGIRISMELSIITAAICVVFGTIYGAVSAYFGGIIDTIMTRIVEILLIIPSMIYIILLMVVMGNSVKTIIIAMSLTRWLNYSLLVRGEVLKIKENEFVLASKSLGGNFLWITLKHLIPNTLSVIIIRLTTDIPNIIFTEAFLSFIGLGVPIPQASLGNLVFDGFVNMTSYPYLFVIPSVVISLITLAFNIVGDALNDALNPKLRD from the coding sequence GTGGCAAAAAACGTAGAAAAAGTTATAACTGGAAATGATTATATACCGACACCTGAAGATTTTAAAATCGTAGGTCCAGATACAGCTCAAAGTGAAGAAATCTACAAACCAAGTTTAACATTTTGGCAGGATGGATGGAGAAGATTCAAGAAAAATAAATTGGCTCTATCGTTTTTAGGAATAACAATTATTTTTTTATTTTTAGCAATTTTTGGGCAGCATTTGACAAAATATTCATACAGGGCGCAAGATTTATCATCAAAATTTTTAAGTCCTTCAAAGGGAATTGCAAGTGGGCATTACTTGGGAACAGATAATTTAGGTCGTGACTTATTTGCCAGACTTTCTCAAGGAATAAGAATTTCAATGGAATTATCAATAATAACAGCTGCGATCTGTGTTGTTTTTGGAACAATTTATGGAGCTGTTTCAGCGTATTTTGGCGGAATTATTGATACAATTATGACTAGAATTGTGGAAATTTTACTAATTATTCCATCAATGATTTACATAATCTTATTAATGGTTGTTATGGGAAATAGTGTAAAAACAATAATTATCGCAATGTCACTTACAAGATGGCTAAATTACTCACTGCTTGTGCGTGGAGAAGTTTTGAAAATCAAGGAAAATGAATTTGTATTGGCTTCAAAATCACTTGGTGGAAATTTCTTGTGGATAACTCTAAAGCATTTGATTCCAAATACGTTAAGTGTAATAATAATAAGACTTACAACAGATATACCAAATATTATCTTTACAGAAGCATTTTTAAGTTTCATCGGGCTTGGAGTACCAATTCCACAGGCTTCATTAGGAAATTTGGTATTTGATGGTTTCGTAAATATGACTTCATATCCATATTTATTTGTTATTCCATCAGTTGTAATTTCATTAATCACATTGGCATTTAACATCGTCGGAGATGCTTTAAATGATGCATTGAATCCAAAACTAAGAGATTAA
- a CDS encoding ABC transporter ATP-binding protein, whose translation MGKKLLEVKDLSVSFNTYAGEVQALRGISFSVDRGETLAIVGESGSGKSVTVQTIMRLIPMPPGEIKNGEILFDGEDLVKAPLERMRELRGGRIGMIFQDPMTSLNPTIKVGKQIMEGILIHKKVTKEEARQKAVEMLRKVGIPKPEERFHQYPHEFSGGMRQRAVIAIALSCEPDLLICDEPTTALDVTIQAQILDLINELKKELNIAVILITHDLGVVAETADRVVVMYAGEKLEEAPVRELFKNPKHPYTWGLLKSLPRLDMKIGEKLASIPGTPPDLLNPPVGDPFAARSEYAMKIDYERKPPLIDLGNGHFVKSWLYVKGAPKVNSPFESIESDKAENKEMEGK comes from the coding sequence ATGGGAAAAAAATTATTAGAAGTGAAAGACTTGAGTGTTTCTTTTAATACGTATGCTGGGGAAGTGCAGGCTCTTAGAGGGATTAGCTTTTCTGTAGATAGAGGGGAAACACTTGCGATCGTTGGGGAGTCTGGTTCAGGGAAATCAGTTACTGTGCAAACGATTATGAGATTGATACCGATGCCTCCAGGAGAAATAAAAAATGGAGAAATTCTTTTTGATGGGGAAGACTTGGTAAAAGCTCCTCTTGAGAGAATGCGTGAACTTCGTGGCGGTAGAATTGGGATGATATTTCAAGATCCTATGACATCGCTTAATCCAACTATTAAAGTTGGAAAGCAAATTATGGAAGGAATTTTAATTCATAAAAAAGTAACAAAAGAAGAAGCAAGACAAAAAGCAGTTGAAATGCTTAGAAAAGTTGGGATTCCTAAACCTGAAGAAAGATTTCATCAGTATCCACATGAATTTTCTGGAGGAATGCGGCAAAGGGCTGTTATAGCGATTGCTCTTTCGTGTGAGCCAGACTTGTTAATTTGTGATGAGCCGACAACAGCTTTGGATGTTACGATTCAGGCACAGATCTTGGATTTGATAAATGAATTAAAAAAAGAGCTGAATATAGCAGTAATACTTATAACACATGATTTGGGTGTAGTTGCCGAAACTGCTGATAGAGTAGTTGTTATGTATGCTGGAGAGAAATTGGAGGAAGCTCCTGTAAGGGAACTATTTAAAAATCCAAAACATCCATATACTTGGGGACTTTTAAAATCACTGCCAAGATTGGATATGAAAATTGGAGAAAAACTGGCTTCTATTCCAGGGACACCTCCAGATTTGCTTAATCCGCCTGTGGGAGATCCATTTGCAGCACGTTCTGAATATGCAATGAAAATTGACTATGAAAGAAAACCTCCGTTAATTGATTTGGGAAATGGGCACTTTGTAAAGTCGTGGCTTTATGTAAAGGGTGCTCCAAAAGTAAATTCCCCTTTTGAATCGATAGAATCTGATAAAGCAGAAAATAAAGAAATGGAGGGGAAATAA
- a CDS encoding ABC transporter ATP-binding protein: MASNENRNEKLIEMKNLKKYFPMKKRQVLKAVENVTMDIYKGEILSLVGESGSGKTTLGRTVSRLYAKTNGDILFNGKPVEAYGRKEFTKKVQMIFQDPQASLNPRMTVGDIVAEGIDIHKLASSKQERMEKVYKLLEIVGLNREHASRFPHEFSGGQRQRIGIARALAVDPEVLVCDEPISALDVSIQAQVVNLLKDLQRERNLTLLFIAHDLSMVKYISDRVAVMYRGKVVELGTPEAVYGDPVHSYTKSLISAVPIADPDYKKTSKINMDESYLRSPMGDVSEIGVVPETPELTEYRPGHFVETSFLEEKGLI, from the coding sequence ATGGCATCAAACGAAAATAGGAATGAAAAATTAATAGAAATGAAAAATTTAAAAAAATATTTTCCAATGAAAAAAAGACAAGTACTAAAGGCTGTAGAAAACGTTACAATGGACATTTACAAAGGTGAAATTCTAAGTCTTGTAGGAGAATCAGGTTCTGGAAAAACTACACTTGGAAGAACTGTCAGCAGACTTTATGCAAAGACAAATGGAGATATTTTATTTAATGGAAAGCCAGTGGAAGCTTATGGAAGAAAAGAATTTACAAAAAAAGTTCAAATGATATTTCAAGATCCGCAGGCTTCGCTGAATCCAAGAATGACTGTTGGAGATATTGTTGCTGAAGGGATTGATATTCATAAGTTAGCAAGCTCAAAGCAGGAAAGAATGGAAAAAGTCTATAAGTTATTGGAAATTGTTGGATTGAATAGGGAACATGCGAGCCGTTTTCCACATGAGTTTTCAGGTGGACAAAGACAGAGAATTGGGATTGCAAGAGCACTTGCAGTTGATCCAGAAGTGCTTGTATGTGATGAGCCAATTTCGGCTTTAGATGTATCAATTCAGGCTCAAGTTGTAAATTTATTAAAGGATTTGCAAAGGGAAAGAAACTTGACATTATTATTTATTGCCCATGACTTGTCAATGGTAAAATATATTTCAGACAGGGTGGCGGTTATGTATCGTGGAAAAGTGGTTGAACTAGGAACTCCTGAAGCTGTTTATGGTGACCCTGTTCACAGCTACACAAAATCACTTATTTCAGCTGTACCAATAGCAGACCCTGATTACAAAAAAACATCAAAAATCAATATGGATGAATCTTATTTGAGAAGTCCAATGGGAGATGTGTCTGAAATAGGGGTTGTTCCTGAAACGCCTGAATTAACTGAATATAGACCTGGACATTTTGTAGAAACTTCTTTTTTAGAAGAAAAAGGGCTTATTTAG
- a CDS encoding peptide ABC transporter substrate-binding protein, with product MKKTFLIICLMLSMFVVSCGKGGKGSGNSVSFNMEAEPTSLDPQILTDMSGLFVTSMTYESLVRLNEKNEIIPAGAESWTKSDDGKVWTFKIRQGMKWSNGDPVTSKDYYNGIKRGIEPKTASEYAFLAYYIENAEDYNTGKLKDFGKVGIKAKDDYTLEFRLSQPAPFFLKTLIMPIYFPVNEKALATNGDGYATEAKKSIYNGPFIIEKWVHNNKVVMKKNPNYWNAKNIKVDTLTGLIVTDFEAATNLFENRELDLTKISVEKMANYEGKPELHKFPNGRVYYLGFNTSNPVLKNQKVREALSLAIDRKELVSSILNGAGIVGSGIVSNGTAGEKGDFRAEAGDLFAGFAKVNAKQLFDEGLKELKMTPAQVKLHLLVDENGTGKKEAEFYQSQWKDKLGIDVDVEVLTKKERIARAKAGDFEIVRYAWGPDYADPMTYLEIFHSKAKDINFAKYSNPEYDELIDLAKVNQDNKTRMDAMKKAEKLLANNFTYSTLYYEVGVYLINPKLKGVVIRSVGDSIDFYNASITK from the coding sequence ATGAAAAAAACTTTTTTAATAATTTGCTTAATGTTATCAATGTTTGTTGTTTCTTGTGGAAAAGGAGGAAAAGGTTCGGGAAATTCAGTATCATTTAATATGGAAGCTGAGCCGACTTCGTTGGATCCGCAAATTTTGACTGATATGAGTGGACTTTTTGTAACAAGTATGACTTATGAAAGTCTTGTAAGATTGAATGAAAAAAATGAAATTATTCCTGCTGGAGCTGAAAGCTGGACTAAATCAGACGATGGAAAAGTATGGACATTTAAAATTAGACAAGGAATGAAATGGTCAAATGGAGATCCAGTTACATCAAAAGACTACTACAATGGTATAAAAAGAGGAATTGAACCAAAAACAGCCTCTGAGTATGCATTTCTTGCATATTATATTGAAAATGCAGAAGATTATAATACTGGAAAATTAAAGGATTTTGGAAAAGTTGGGATAAAGGCAAAGGATGATTATACACTTGAATTTAGATTGTCACAACCTGCACCATTCTTTTTAAAAACATTAATTATGCCAATTTATTTCCCAGTTAATGAAAAGGCATTGGCTACCAACGGAGATGGATATGCAACTGAAGCTAAAAAGTCTATCTATAATGGACCGTTTATAATAGAAAAATGGGTACACAACAACAAAGTTGTCATGAAAAAGAATCCTAACTACTGGAATGCTAAAAATATAAAGGTTGATACACTTACAGGCTTAATTGTAACTGACTTTGAAGCTGCTACAAACCTATTTGAAAATAGAGAATTGGATTTGACAAAAATTTCTGTGGAAAAAATGGCAAACTATGAAGGAAAACCTGAATTGCATAAATTCCCTAATGGAAGAGTTTACTATTTAGGATTTAATACATCAAATCCTGTGTTGAAAAATCAAAAGGTAAGAGAGGCATTATCTCTTGCAATTGATAGAAAAGAACTTGTAAGCAGTATTTTAAATGGAGCTGGAATTGTAGGTTCTGGAATTGTTTCAAATGGAACAGCTGGAGAAAAAGGCGATTTCAGGGCAGAAGCTGGAGACTTATTTGCTGGATTTGCAAAAGTTAATGCAAAACAATTGTTTGATGAAGGGCTGAAGGAACTTAAAATGACGCCTGCACAAGTTAAATTGCATCTTTTGGTAGATGAAAATGGAACTGGTAAAAAGGAAGCTGAATTTTATCAATCTCAATGGAAGGATAAACTGGGAATTGATGTCGATGTGGAAGTTCTTACTAAAAAAGAAAGAATTGCACGTGCAAAAGCTGGAGACTTTGAAATTGTAAGATATGCTTGGGGACCTGATTATGCAGATCCTATGACTTATTTGGAAATTTTCCATTCAAAGGCAAAGGATATTAACTTCGCTAAATATTCAAATCCTGAGTATGATGAATTAATCGACTTGGCTAAAGTTAATCAAGATAATAAAACTAGAATGGATGCAATGAAAAAAGCCGAAAAATTATTAGCAAATAATTTTACATATTCAACACTTTATTATGAAGTGGGAGTTTATTTGATAAATCCTAAATTAAAGGGAGTTGTAATACGTTCAGTTGGAGATTCTATCGACTTTTATAACGCATCTATAACAAAATAA
- a CDS encoding peptide ABC transporter substrate-binding protein, translating to MKKILLVFTILLAFIISCGKSSDSETLKLNLKEEGKSYDPQLANDSTGEFVDSLVTETLTRQSDDGKSLPGVAEKWEHNADSTVWTFHLRKNAKWSNGDPITAKDFRDGWVRALDPKTAGEYADKLFYIKNAEQFNAGKIKDENQLGIKVIDDYTLQVTLNNPLTYFDSIVRIQTYAPLNKKFYEKVGDKYMTSPETSISSGVYVIKSWTRDSEIVFEKNENYWNKDNIKLKYVKMLFINDPSASVNAFKNKEIDSTNISIEQAKEFKNDKRKILTKDGSVWYMTYNMKNKVLANKKIRQALSLAVDREKMITDVLDNTGEAAYTYTTKGVGIIGISKDFSEEAGKIFPAYNPQKAKQLLAEGLKELGLQKLPELTMIFNDSGNNKVISEYIQESLRTNLGVNINIEGMTFQSRLDKMQHRDYEIALAGYNGDYNDAITYLDRFLTKDGNNYSDYSNPRYDELVKKVKSSGNQEERVKNMIEMEKIIAEDMPVGLLYYRQNTKLLNPRVHNIVFSPIGKDFVLDNTYIK from the coding sequence ATGAAAAAAATATTACTGGTATTTACAATATTGCTGGCTTTTATAATTTCATGTGGAAAAAGCAGCGATTCTGAAACATTGAAACTTAATTTGAAGGAGGAGGGAAAATCTTATGATCCGCAGCTTGCGAATGATTCTACTGGAGAATTTGTGGATTCGCTTGTTACTGAAACATTGACAAGACAGTCGGATGATGGAAAATCTCTTCCTGGAGTGGCTGAAAAATGGGAACACAATGCAGATTCAACAGTTTGGACATTCCATTTGAGAAAAAATGCAAAATGGAGCAATGGAGATCCAATTACAGCAAAGGACTTTAGAGATGGTTGGGTTAGAGCACTAGATCCTAAGACAGCTGGAGAATATGCAGATAAATTGTTTTACATAAAAAATGCTGAACAATTTAATGCTGGAAAAATTAAAGATGAAAATCAATTGGGGATAAAAGTTATTGATGATTACACATTGCAAGTAACATTAAATAATCCTCTTACATATTTTGATTCAATTGTAAGAATTCAAACTTATGCTCCGCTAAATAAAAAGTTCTATGAAAAAGTAGGAGATAAATATATGACATCTCCTGAAACTTCGATTTCATCAGGTGTTTATGTAATAAAATCTTGGACAAGAGATTCTGAAATTGTATTTGAAAAAAATGAAAATTACTGGAACAAGGATAATATTAAATTGAAATATGTAAAAATGTTATTTATAAATGATCCATCTGCAAGTGTAAATGCCTTTAAAAACAAAGAAATTGATTCTACAAATATTTCAATAGAACAAGCGAAGGAATTTAAAAATGATAAACGTAAAATACTAACAAAAGATGGTTCTGTATGGTATATGACATATAATATGAAAAATAAAGTGCTTGCGAACAAAAAAATTAGACAGGCGTTGTCGCTTGCTGTAGACAGGGAAAAAATGATTACAGATGTGCTTGACAATACAGGGGAAGCTGCGTATACTTATACGACAAAAGGTGTTGGAATAATCGGTATTTCAAAAGACTTTTCTGAAGAAGCAGGAAAAATTTTCCCAGCTTATAATCCACAAAAGGCAAAACAATTGCTAGCTGAAGGGTTAAAGGAACTAGGATTACAAAAATTACCTGAATTGACAATGATTTTCAATGATTCTGGAAATAACAAGGTTATATCTGAATATATTCAAGAAAGTTTGAGAACAAATTTAGGAGTAAATATTAATATTGAAGGAATGACATTCCAATCAAGATTGGACAAAATGCAACATAGAGATTATGAAATTGCTCTAGCTGGATATAATGGAGATTATAACGATGCTATTACTTATTTGGATAGATTCTTGACAAAGGATGGAAATAACTATTCAGATTACTCAAATCCACGTTACGATGAACTTGTTAAAAAAGTTAAAAGTTCTGGAAATCAGGAAGAAAGAGTAAAAAATATGATTGAAATGGAAAAAATAATAGCTGAAGATATGCCTGTGGGATTGCTTTACTATAGACAAAATACTAAGCTGTTAAATCCAAGAGTTCATAATATTGTATTTAGCCCAATAGGAAAAGACTTTGTGCTGGATAATACTTATATAAAATAA
- a CDS encoding peptide ABC transporter substrate-binding protein, with product MKKIIILLAMLIFAISCGKNGGSGKTFTLNLIDEPKSIDPQISTDVNGGTVDDLVTEGLTRKGKNGTFVPGLAKSWDKSADGLKWTFHLRDGIKWSNGDPITAQDFKNGWLRALNPQTASQYSYMLYPIKNAEKYNKKAVSAEKVGIKVINDKTLEVELEAPVPYFDSLVAFKTYMPLNQKFFDKTGDSYFTEANKTLSSGAYTMEKWTHGSEIVFKKNPNYWDAANVKVENIVYKIIPDNNSSLNAFNNKEVDVTSITAEQAKGFKGNPKMISKNDGSVWYLLFNFNNKTLANLKVRKALLMAIDREGLVNNVLNGYGTAAKTLVPKGIGIKGLDNKDFTEGVPTSTLGYNPVEAKKLLAEGLKEVGESNFPKMSMLLNESGNNKVIAEYIQEQLRKNLNIELNLEPMTAQERWSRMSQKNFDIVFAGWSGDYPDAITYLDLFESSGGNNNGSYSNPQYDALVKTVKGTDDQKVRMDALVKLEGIIAQDLPVGVLFHREKQYLVDKRVKGLEFTPIGGEYYFGNLSLK from the coding sequence ATGAAAAAGATAATAATTTTATTGGCAATGTTAATTTTTGCCATTTCTTGTGGAAAAAATGGTGGAAGTGGAAAAACATTTACATTGAACCTAATAGATGAGCCAAAATCTATTGATCCGCAAATATCGACGGATGTTAATGGTGGAACTGTTGATGACCTTGTAACGGAAGGATTGACCAGAAAAGGAAAAAACGGAACATTTGTGCCAGGACTTGCGAAAAGCTGGGATAAATCGGCTGACGGACTAAAATGGACATTTCATCTAAGAGATGGAATAAAATGGAGCAATGGAGATCCAATTACAGCACAAGACTTTAAAAATGGATGGTTACGTGCGTTAAATCCTCAAACTGCTTCACAGTATTCGTATATGCTTTATCCAATAAAAAATGCTGAAAAATATAATAAAAAGGCAGTTTCAGCTGAAAAAGTCGGAATAAAAGTTATTAATGACAAAACTTTAGAAGTGGAATTGGAAGCTCCTGTTCCATATTTTGACAGTTTAGTTGCATTTAAGACATATATGCCATTAAATCAGAAATTCTTTGACAAAACAGGTGACAGCTATTTTACTGAAGCTAATAAAACTTTGTCTTCTGGAGCATACACAATGGAAAAATGGACACATGGTTCAGAAATAGTATTTAAGAAAAATCCTAATTATTGGGATGCTGCTAATGTGAAAGTTGAAAATATTGTTTATAAAATAATTCCTGATAATAATTCTTCATTAAATGCATTTAACAATAAGGAAGTTGATGTAACTTCAATTACAGCTGAACAAGCAAAAGGATTTAAAGGCAATCCTAAAATGATTTCAAAAAATGATGGTTCAGTATGGTATTTGCTATTTAACTTTAATAACAAGACTTTAGCAAACTTGAAGGTAAGAAAAGCTCTTCTTATGGCAATCGACAGAGAAGGATTGGTAAACAATGTATTAAATGGATATGGAACAGCTGCAAAAACTCTTGTACCAAAGGGAATCGGAATAAAGGGATTAGATAATAAAGACTTTACAGAAGGTGTTCCTACTTCAACATTAGGATATAATCCTGTAGAAGCAAAAAAATTGCTTGCAGAAGGATTAAAGGAAGTTGGAGAATCTAATTTTCCTAAGATGTCAATGCTACTTAATGAAAGTGGAAATAATAAGGTTATTGCAGAATATATTCAAGAACAATTGAGAAAAAATTTAAATATTGAATTGAATTTGGAACCTATGACTGCTCAAGAAAGATGGTCAAGAATGAGTCAAAAGAACTTTGATATAGTATTTGCTGGATGGTCTGGAGATTATCCTGATGCAATTACATATCTTGATTTATTTGAATCATCAGGTGGAAATAACAATGGTTCATACAGCAATCCTCAATATGATGCATTAGTTAAAACTGTAAAAGGTACAGATGACCAAAAAGTAAGAATGGATGCACTTGTAAAACTTGAAGGAATAATCGCACAAGATTTACCAGTAGGTGTACTTTTCCACAGGGAAAAACAATACTTAGTTGATAAACGTGTAAAAGGACTTGAATTTACACCAATTGGTGGAGAATATTATTTTGGAAACTTGTCATTAAAATAG
- a CDS encoding peptide ABC transporter substrate-binding protein: protein MKKIFLILTLLVFALSCGKKSGSGSTFTLNIVTEPSSIDPQITTDIPGGTVDELILEGLLRKDKTGKSVAGIAQKWEKSKDGLVWTFHLRDGVKWSNGDPVTAKDFKAGWIRGLNPDTAGSNASMLFVIKNGEKYNAKKVSENEVGIKVIDDKTLQVTLESPTPYFDDLVTFKSFMPLNQKFYNEAKDKYFTEAKYTISNGPYTLEKWTHDSELKFKKNPNYWDAGNVKIDNVELKIIATDSAVNAFKNKEVDVTAVTFEQAKEFAGKPELVKANDGGIYYLLFNTKENVFKNAKVRRAITMAINKEELVNKVLEGSEKLTKTFTPSGIGLNGVSKDFPAEVATDQPKFNVAEAKKLLAEGLKEEGLSELPRFEILFNDTGSRKAIAEYIQESLRNNLGANVELDKVSGKERIERTKKRDYQISLQNWTGDFLDPITYLDLFDSTNANNRGDFKNVKYDELTKIVKSSADPKVRVPAMIQMEKLISEEQPVTILFQKQKLYLVNPKVKNLGFVSIGGEFFIRDVVMN, encoded by the coding sequence ATGAAAAAAATATTTCTAATATTGACATTGCTGGTATTTGCACTTTCGTGTGGGAAAAAAAGTGGAAGTGGGAGTACATTCACTTTAAATATAGTTACAGAGCCATCGTCAATTGATCCGCAAATAACTACAGATATTCCTGGAGGAACTGTTGATGAATTGATTTTGGAAGGGCTTTTAAGAAAAGATAAAACAGGGAAATCTGTAGCTGGAATTGCCCAAAAATGGGAAAAATCAAAAGATGGACTTGTGTGGACATTTCATTTAAGAGATGGAGTTAAATGGAGCAATGGTGACCCTGTAACTGCAAAGGACTTTAAAGCGGGATGGATTCGTGGATTGAATCCTGACACAGCAGGAAGCAATGCGAGCATGTTATTTGTAATAAAAAATGGAGAAAAATATAATGCTAAAAAAGTTTCAGAAAATGAAGTTGGAATAAAAGTTATTGATGATAAAACTTTACAAGTAACCTTGGAATCACCTACTCCATACTTTGATGACTTGGTTACGTTTAAATCATTTATGCCATTAAATCAAAAATTTTATAATGAAGCAAAGGACAAATACTTTACAGAAGCAAAATATACAATTTCAAACGGTCCCTATACTTTGGAAAAATGGACTCATGATTCAGAGTTAAAATTTAAGAAAAATCCTAATTACTGGGATGCAGGCAATGTAAAAATTGATAATGTTGAATTAAAAATAATTGCAACTGATTCAGCTGTTAATGCCTTTAAAAATAAGGAAGTTGATGTAACAGCGGTAACTTTCGAGCAAGCTAAGGAATTTGCAGGAAAACCAGAACTTGTAAAAGCAAATGATGGTGGAATCTATTATTTATTGTTTAATACAAAAGAAAATGTATTTAAAAATGCAAAAGTAAGACGTGCAATAACTATGGCAATAAATAAGGAAGAACTTGTAAATAAAGTGCTGGAAGGATCTGAAAAATTAACTAAGACATTTACTCCATCTGGAATTGGATTAAATGGCGTTTCAAAAGATTTTCCAGCAGAAGTAGCAACTGACCAGCCTAAATTTAACGTAGCAGAAGCTAAAAAATTACTTGCGGAAGGACTTAAAGAAGAAGGGCTTTCAGAACTTCCAAGATTTGAAATTTTATTTAACGACACAGGAAGCAGAAAAGCTATTGCTGAATACATTCAAGAAAGTTTAAGAAATAACTTAGGTGCAAATGTTGAATTAGATAAGGTAAGCGGTAAGGAACGTATCGAAAGAACTAAGAAGAGAGATTACCAAATCTCACTGCAAAACTGGACTGGAGATTTCCTAGATCCAATCACATATTTAGATTTATTTGATAGTACAAATGCAAATAACCGTGGAGATTTCAAAAATGTAAAATATGATGAATTGACTAAAATTGTAAAAAGTTCTGCTGATCCAAAAGTAAGAGTTCCAGCAATGATCCAAATGGAAAAACTTATTTCAGAAGAACAACCAGTTACAATCTTATTCCAAAAACAAAAACTTTATTTAGTAAATCCAAAAGTTAAAAATTTGGGATTTGTGTCAATTGGTGGTGAATTCTTTATTAGAGATGTTGTAATGAACTAG
- a CDS encoding D-glycero-alpha-D-manno-heptose-1,7-bisphosphate 7-phosphatase: MKNKFVLLDRDGVINIEKSYLHKIEDFEYEKNVVEGLLRLRDLGYRFAIITNQAGIARGYYTEEDYLKLQSFIEDDLFKKGIKIEKSYFCPHHPNVTGKYGIECDCRKPNTGNFELAIKEFDIDVKNSFMIGDKITDLIPAEKLGITPVLVKTGYGLESLKKLEGTKLNSIVVNDILDFSEVLKNMRN, from the coding sequence ATGAAAAATAAATTTGTCCTACTGGACAGAGATGGAGTTATAAATATAGAAAAATCGTACTTACATAAAATAGAAGATTTTGAATATGAAAAAAATGTGGTGGAAGGACTTTTAAGATTGCGGGATTTGGGATATAGATTTGCGATTATAACGAATCAGGCAGGAATTGCGAGAGGATATTACACAGAAGAGGATTATTTGAAGTTACAGAGTTTTATTGAAGATGATTTATTTAAAAAAGGAATAAAAATTGAAAAGTCTTACTTTTGTCCACATCACCCAAATGTTACTGGAAAATATGGAATAGAATGTGATTGCCGAAAGCCAAATACGGGGAATTTTGAGTTGGCGATAAAGGAGTTTGATATTGATGTGAAAAATTCTTTTATGATTGGGGATAAGATAACTGATTTAATTCCTGCAGAAAAATTGGGAATCACACCTGTTTTGGTAAAGACGGGATATGGTTTGGAAAGTTTGAAAAAACTTGAAGGAACTAAGTTAAATTCTATAGTTGTAAATGATATTTTGGATTTTTCAGAAGTATTAAAAAATATGAGAAATTAA